Proteins found in one Euzebya sp. genomic segment:
- a CDS encoding serine/threonine-protein kinase: MRHVRLGADVDLIADRYELLSALGQGGMAHVYTARDRVLDRRIAVKLLRADIGRDDVLRERFLRESRLAARLNHAHIVRVYDAGVDGDTPWMAMELVDGTSLLDRMSTSGPLPAEEAVEITTQVLDALTAAHRAGVVHRDVKPANVLLSPDGAKLSDFGIAKSLQAVSDLTQTNQFMGTPKYTAPEVAMGLAADARSDLYSAAVVLWEMLAGEPPFTHENPLALAMMHRTDPLPSLAERRPDLPPALVRAVEAGLAKDPGDRPGDTAAFAALLAAGLAGHDPGIAAVATQVIPTQPPPAAPATAPPVREQTLAMPRPAVAASQPAGPPSRPPGGGRPAGRGSRGPGTLGVVLAVVVLLGLAAAAFWLSGAGDAGPEPSPSPGVTTESTPSPSATPSPTDTGPATAAPPPPPPEPTPTPTPAPLQPTPPPAPEPTATAAPTPDPEPTATDPPPATPAPAQPPEPTEG, encoded by the coding sequence GTGCGCCACGTCAGACTGGGCGCCGACGTGGACCTCATCGCCGATCGCTACGAGCTGCTGTCCGCCCTGGGCCAGGGCGGCATGGCGCACGTGTACACGGCCCGCGACCGCGTGCTCGACCGCCGCATCGCGGTCAAGCTGCTGCGCGCAGACATCGGCCGCGACGACGTCCTCCGCGAGCGGTTCCTGCGCGAATCGCGGCTCGCGGCCCGCCTGAACCACGCCCACATCGTCCGGGTGTACGACGCGGGCGTCGACGGCGACACGCCGTGGATGGCGATGGAGCTGGTCGACGGCACCTCGCTGCTCGACCGGATGTCGACCAGCGGCCCCCTCCCGGCGGAGGAGGCCGTCGAGATCACCACCCAGGTCCTCGACGCGCTGACCGCCGCCCACCGCGCCGGGGTCGTCCACCGCGACGTGAAGCCGGCCAACGTCCTGTTGAGCCCGGACGGCGCCAAGCTCAGCGACTTCGGGATCGCGAAGAGCCTGCAGGCCGTCAGCGACCTGACCCAGACCAACCAGTTCATGGGGACGCCCAAGTACACCGCCCCCGAGGTCGCCATGGGCCTGGCCGCGGACGCGCGATCGGACCTGTACTCCGCCGCCGTCGTGCTGTGGGAGATGCTCGCCGGCGAGCCGCCGTTCACCCACGAGAACCCCCTCGCGCTCGCGATGATGCACCGGACCGATCCGCTGCCGTCCCTCGCCGAGCGCCGTCCCGACCTGCCGCCCGCCCTGGTCCGCGCCGTCGAGGCCGGGTTGGCGAAGGACCCGGGCGACCGTCCCGGTGACACCGCGGCCTTCGCCGCCCTGCTCGCCGCCGGGCTGGCCGGCCACGACCCCGGCATCGCCGCGGTCGCCACCCAGGTGATCCCGACCCAGCCGCCGCCCGCGGCCCCGGCCACCGCGCCGCCGGTCCGCGAGCAGACCCTGGCCATGCCACGCCCGGCGGTCGCGGCCAGCCAGCCCGCGGGACCGCCGAGCCGGCCCCCGGGGGGTGGCCGCCCCGCCGGCCGCGGGTCGCGCGGACCGGGCACCCTCGGGGTCGTCCTGGCCGTCGTGGTGCTCCTCGGGCTCGCGGCCGCCGCCTTCTGGCTGTCCGGCGCCGGGGACGCCGGGCCGGAGCCGAGCCCGTCGCCGGGCGTGACCACCGAGTCGACGCCGTCACCGAGCGCCACCCCCTCGCCCACCGACACCGGACCGGCGACGGCCGCACCCCCTCCCCCACCGCCCGAGCCCACCCCGACCCCGACCCCGGCACCGCTCCAGCCGACCCCGCCGCCGGCCCCGGAGCCGACGGCCACCGCCGCACCGACCCCGGACCCCGAGCCGACGGCGACGGACCCGCCGCCGGCCACCCCCGCCCCGGCACAGCCGCCCGAGCCCACCGAGGGCTAA
- a CDS encoding DsbA family protein, producing MLTLFHDVTDPASAIAVARYTRLARDGVDVTFEGFEAVGLDVVMPVDVGVLAALEDLADVAAAEGVVLRRPPAMPPTGLAHVLIAHAETTPQAHDVRAAVYAAHWREGRDIADPAVLVEVAAAAGLDREPVAALLADRVALAQRRREMAAHRRDGVGGVPVVLASQTLVPALLEESQIRELAAAI from the coding sequence ATGCTCACGCTGTTCCACGACGTGACCGACCCGGCGTCGGCGATCGCGGTCGCGCGCTACACCCGCCTGGCCCGCGACGGGGTCGACGTCACCTTCGAGGGGTTCGAGGCCGTCGGCCTCGACGTCGTCATGCCCGTCGATGTCGGGGTGCTCGCGGCCCTCGAGGACCTGGCCGACGTCGCGGCGGCGGAGGGCGTGGTCCTGCGCCGTCCGCCGGCCATGCCGCCCACCGGGCTGGCCCACGTCCTCATCGCCCACGCCGAGACGACGCCGCAGGCCCACGACGTCCGCGCCGCGGTCTACGCCGCGCACTGGCGGGAGGGGCGCGACATCGCCGACCCGGCGGTCCTGGTCGAGGTCGCCGCCGCCGCCGGGTTGGACCGCGAGCCGGTGGCCGCGCTGCTCGCCGACCGCGTGGCCCTGGCCCAGCGCCGACGTGAGATGGCCGCCCACCGCCGCGACGGCGTGGGGGGCGTGCCGGTCGTGCTGGCCAGCCAGACCCTGGTGCCGGCCCTGCTGGAGGAGTCCCAGATCCGCGAGCTCGCCGCCGCGATCTGA
- the meaB gene encoding methylmalonyl Co-A mutase-associated GTPase MeaB, giving the protein MDTATEIEGVLAGRRRSLARLLSAVEAGEEQTVREVVAALHPHTGRAHTIGVTGSPGVGKSTLTGQLVAEQRRRGRRVAVLAVDPSSPFSGGALLGDRVRMADQVMDDGVYIRSMASRGHLGGLSWATPQAVTVMDAAGFDVVVVETVGVGQAEVEIASLADSTVVALAPGMGDAVQAAKAGILEVADVFVVNKADREGAERTVRELQGMLDMTADPDGWTPPILRTVASRGEGVDAVADALDRHLTWASDGPHRQARRRTAARVQVREIVLAAVRRRMRGLGDGEALEAVLDDVVARRTDPYSAADSLLDRLGTETS; this is encoded by the coding sequence ATGGACACCGCGACGGAGATCGAGGGGGTGCTCGCCGGGCGGCGCCGGTCCCTCGCCCGGCTGCTGTCGGCCGTCGAGGCGGGGGAGGAGCAGACCGTCCGCGAGGTCGTCGCCGCCCTGCACCCCCACACCGGGCGGGCCCACACGATCGGGGTGACCGGCTCGCCCGGCGTGGGCAAGTCCACGCTCACCGGCCAGCTGGTCGCCGAGCAGCGCCGGCGGGGGCGTCGCGTCGCCGTCCTCGCCGTCGACCCCTCCTCGCCGTTCTCCGGCGGGGCGCTGCTCGGGGACCGCGTCCGCATGGCGGACCAGGTGATGGACGACGGCGTCTACATCCGCTCGATGGCCAGTCGCGGGCACCTCGGCGGGCTGTCCTGGGCGACCCCGCAGGCCGTGACGGTGATGGACGCCGCCGGGTTCGACGTGGTCGTCGTCGAGACCGTCGGGGTCGGACAGGCGGAGGTGGAGATCGCCTCGCTGGCGGACTCGACCGTCGTGGCCCTGGCACCGGGCATGGGCGATGCGGTCCAGGCGGCGAAGGCGGGGATCCTCGAGGTCGCCGACGTGTTCGTCGTCAACAAGGCAGACCGGGAGGGGGCCGAGCGCACCGTCCGCGAGCTGCAGGGGATGCTCGACATGACCGCCGACCCGGACGGCTGGACCCCGCCGATCCTGCGGACGGTCGCCTCACGCGGCGAGGGCGTCGACGCGGTCGCCGATGCCCTCGACCGCCACCTGACCTGGGCCTCGGACGGGCCGCACCGCCAGGCGCGGCGTCGCACGGCCGCGCGGGTCCAGGTGCGCGAGATCGTGCTGGCCGCCGTGCGGCGTCGGATGCGCGGGCTCGGTGACGGGGAGGCGCTCGAGGCGGTCCTCGACGACGTCGTCGCCCGGCGGACCGACCCCTACAGCGCGGCGGACTCCCTGCTCGACCGGTTGGGCACCGAGACGTCGTAG
- a CDS encoding aldehyde dehydrogenase family protein, producing MSTTEHDLSQRKTFESLNPATGEPLATYPVHTAADVDNAVIRARAAASWWRDLGFDGRKDRLLAFKGLIARRSDELTQLVHSENGKPLDDAFIEVLLCVDHLDWAARNAERIMRQRRVKMPPLVMDHAGYLHYEPMGVVGVIGPWNYPIHTPMGSISYALAAGNAVVFKPSEYTPGIGTRMAELFAEVVDTEPVLQVVTGFGDTGHALCANPGIDVLAFTGSAATGRKVMAACAENLTKVVMECGGKDAMLVDADADLAKAADAALWAGCANAGQTCAGVERVYVHADVYDDFVTEIAAKAKDVRAGDDARAHYGPITMPGQLDIIRTHLSDALDRGAQAIVGGLDAIREPFVDPVVVTDVPADAPLLTTETFGPIVPLVRVPDMEEAVRQANASPYGLGATVFSRSRGMELARALSSGMVSVNSVLRFASAPELPFGGRGESGFGRIHGEDGFKEFVHPRAITRKRFGLAPEFASFSRPDWLFTAADQFMKLLHGRHRR from the coding sequence ATGTCCACGACCGAGCACGACCTCAGCCAGCGCAAGACCTTCGAGTCGCTCAACCCGGCGACCGGCGAGCCGCTCGCGACGTACCCGGTCCACACCGCCGCCGACGTCGACAACGCGGTGATCCGGGCCCGCGCCGCGGCCAGCTGGTGGCGCGACCTCGGCTTCGACGGCCGGAAGGACCGCCTGCTCGCGTTCAAGGGCCTGATCGCCCGCCGCTCCGACGAGCTGACCCAGCTGGTGCACTCCGAGAACGGCAAGCCGCTCGACGACGCGTTCATCGAGGTGCTGCTGTGCGTCGACCACCTCGACTGGGCGGCCCGCAACGCCGAGCGCATCATGCGCCAGCGGAGGGTCAAGATGCCGCCGCTGGTGATGGACCACGCCGGCTACCTGCACTACGAGCCGATGGGCGTCGTCGGCGTCATCGGCCCGTGGAACTACCCGATCCACACGCCGATGGGATCGATCTCCTACGCCCTGGCGGCGGGCAACGCCGTCGTGTTCAAGCCGTCGGAGTACACGCCCGGCATCGGCACCCGGATGGCCGAGCTGTTCGCCGAGGTGGTCGACACCGAACCGGTCCTCCAGGTCGTGACCGGGTTCGGCGACACCGGCCACGCGCTCTGCGCCAACCCCGGCATCGACGTGCTGGCGTTCACCGGATCCGCCGCGACCGGCCGGAAGGTCATGGCGGCGTGCGCGGAGAACCTCACGAAGGTCGTCATGGAGTGCGGCGGCAAGGACGCGATGCTCGTCGACGCCGACGCCGACCTGGCGAAGGCCGCCGACGCGGCCCTGTGGGCGGGGTGCGCGAACGCCGGGCAGACCTGCGCCGGCGTCGAGCGGGTGTACGTCCACGCCGACGTGTACGACGACTTCGTCACCGAGATCGCGGCGAAGGCGAAGGACGTCCGCGCCGGTGACGACGCGCGCGCCCACTACGGGCCGATCACGATGCCGGGGCAGCTCGACATCATCCGCACCCACCTGTCCGACGCGCTCGACCGCGGCGCGCAGGCGATCGTCGGCGGCCTCGACGCCATCCGCGAGCCCTTCGTCGACCCGGTCGTGGTCACCGACGTCCCCGCCGACGCCCCGCTGCTGACCACCGAGACGTTCGGCCCGATCGTGCCCCTCGTCCGCGTCCCCGACATGGAGGAGGCCGTCCGACAGGCGAACGCCTCGCCGTACGGGCTGGGCGCCACGGTGTTCAGCCGGTCGCGCGGCATGGAGCTGGCGCGTGCCCTCAGCTCCGGGATGGTCAGCGTCAACAGCGTGCTGCGCTTCGCCTCCGCCCCCGAGCTGCCCTTCGGCGGCCGCGGCGAGTCGGGCTTCGGCCGGATCCACGGCGAGGACGGGTTCAAGGAGTTCGTGCACCCCCGCGCGATCACCCGCAAGCGGTTCGGGCTGGCTCCGGAGTTCGCCAGCTTCTCACGCCCCGACTGGCTGTTCACGGCCGCCGACCAGTTCATGAAGCTGCTGCACGGCCGCCACCGCCGCTGA
- a CDS encoding MATE family efflux transporter: MTVRLRDPHDAEILRLAVPALGALVAEPLYILADTAVVGRLGTEALAGLAVASSALLTGFAIFIFLAYGTTSAVARLLGAGREAEAAREAVQALWLAVLIGVVVAVGGLAASGPVVAALGAEGRVAELALTYLRISLLGVPAQLLVFAGTGYLRGLQDTRTPLVVAVGGAVGNLVLELVLIGGFGFGIGASALSTVVAQTASATVFVAIVLRATNRLGAPRRPDPAAIWRAARVGGDLLVRTVALRGALTLGTAVATRIGTVDVAAHEIAFAIWNLLALALDALAIAGQALIGRYLGAERPDLARDAGRRMLELGVGVGVVVAILLAVAGPVLPHVFSTDPEVLALGTFLLWWVAGMQPVNAVAFVLDGLLIGAGDMAFLARAMVGAAVVFGTAAAAVLALDLGIGWLWAAVALLMVARAVPLWLRWRGGRWAVEGVGIGG; the protein is encoded by the coding sequence GTGACCGTGCGCCTGCGTGATCCCCACGACGCGGAGATCCTCCGCCTCGCGGTCCCGGCCCTCGGGGCGCTCGTCGCCGAGCCGCTGTACATCCTGGCCGACACCGCGGTCGTCGGACGGCTGGGCACCGAGGCGCTGGCCGGCCTGGCGGTGGCGTCCTCCGCCCTGCTGACCGGCTTCGCGATCTTCATCTTCCTGGCCTACGGCACGACGTCGGCGGTCGCCAGACTGCTCGGGGCGGGGCGCGAGGCCGAGGCCGCCCGCGAGGCGGTCCAGGCGCTGTGGCTGGCGGTGCTGATCGGGGTGGTCGTGGCCGTCGGCGGGCTGGCGGCGAGCGGTCCGGTGGTCGCGGCGCTGGGGGCGGAGGGGCGGGTCGCCGAGCTCGCCCTGACCTACCTCCGGATCAGCCTGCTCGGCGTGCCGGCCCAGCTGCTGGTCTTCGCGGGCACCGGCTACCTCCGCGGCCTGCAGGACACGCGCACGCCGCTGGTCGTGGCGGTCGGCGGCGCCGTCGGGAACCTGGTGCTCGAGCTGGTGCTGATCGGCGGGTTCGGATTCGGCATCGGGGCGTCGGCGCTGTCCACCGTGGTCGCGCAGACGGCCAGCGCCACGGTCTTCGTCGCCATCGTCCTGCGGGCCACGAACCGGCTCGGGGCGCCTCGCCGCCCGGACCCGGCCGCGATCTGGCGCGCCGCCCGGGTCGGCGGCGACCTGCTGGTCCGCACGGTGGCGCTGCGGGGGGCGCTCACGCTCGGGACCGCGGTGGCCACGCGGATCGGGACCGTCGACGTCGCAGCCCACGAGATCGCCTTCGCGATCTGGAACCTGCTCGCGCTGGCCCTCGACGCGCTCGCCATCGCCGGTCAGGCCCTGATCGGCCGGTACCTCGGCGCGGAACGGCCCGACCTGGCGCGGGACGCCGGCCGGCGGATGCTCGAGCTCGGCGTCGGCGTGGGCGTCGTCGTCGCGATCCTCCTCGCCGTCGCCGGCCCGGTGCTGCCGCACGTGTTCTCCACCGACCCCGAGGTCCTCGCCCTGGGCACCTTCCTGCTGTGGTGGGTGGCCGGCATGCAACCGGTCAACGCCGTCGCCTTCGTCCTCGACGGGCTGCTCATCGGGGCCGGAGACATGGCCTTCCTGGCACGGGCGATGGTCGGCGCCGCCGTGGTCTTCGGCACGGCCGCCGCGGCGGTCCTCGCCCTCGACCTCGGCATCGGGTGGCTGTGGGCGGCGGTGGCGCTCTTGATGGTCGCCCGCGCCGTCCCCCTGTGGCTGCGGTGGCGCGGCGGGCGGTGGGCCGTCGAGGGCGTCGGCATCGGCGGGTAG